The following proteins come from a genomic window of Bactrocera dorsalis isolate Fly_Bdor chromosome 6, ASM2337382v1, whole genome shotgun sequence:
- the LOC125779494 gene encoding uncharacterized protein LOC125779494 → MSRTQNKANKLAVLQVIKGKKDSLFGSFQNNATCKTQKQDGWTEVLKTAQSLGLAAANREWTYARDNLFGLWKSRTLAKKDNAKRTGTAGGKNVLLDEVDNYIRDILGNESTVVQGLGQPESDGVSSNLDNILEQSQPERTRPTNRKRTYNLQDRHEELKLELLETEIYKNKLKILSLEQKLGLKRSKFTADLEKESMN, encoded by the exons ATGTCGCGTACACAAAACAAAGCCAATAAATTGGCCGTTTTACAAGTTATAAAGGGGAAAAAA GATTCTTTATTTGGATCTTTTCAAAATAATGCAACttgcaaaacgcaaaagcaagATGGTTGGACTGAAGTTCTAAAGACGGCACAATCCCTCGGACTAGCTGCTGCTAATCGCGAATGGACTTATGCCAGAGATAATTTATTTGGCCTTTGGAAGAGCCGAACTTTg GCGAAAAAAGATAATGCCAAGAGAACAGGCACTGCGGGTGGCAAAAACGTATTGCTGGATGAAGTCGACAACTACATACGTGACATTTTGGGCAATGAGTCGACAGTTGTTCAGGGTCTCGGCCAACCCGAAAGCGATGGAGTGTCCTCCAATTTGGACAATATATTGGAACAAAGCCAACCAGAAAGGACGAGACCAACCAACAGGAAAAGAACATATAATTTACAAGATAGACATGAGGAGTTGAAGCTTGAACTCTTAGAAAccgaaatttacaaaaataagctAAAAATTTTGTCATTAGAACAAAAATTAGGTTTGAAACGATCAAAATTCACAGCGGATTTGGAGAAGGAGTCAATGAATTAA